A stretch of the Panicum virgatum strain AP13 chromosome 9N, P.virgatum_v5, whole genome shotgun sequence genome encodes the following:
- the LOC120689324 gene encoding DNA-binding protein EMBP-1-like: MAQWPGIPTEVLRCCAGHAFLGKRCGSAGRRQGAWPDAQKGQTDMDAKPRGTTTGRVFPTWLASPLRWQKGRESSGAPSVGSTSGSNGGWSEETSEKRYACVLLPSAKRRKSSSANVQGCEPSQATTMQDAAAETGSAAKRSYAGKLSVSTTEMAAISNARSNLNIGIDLWNNSPIKAETSGQIQINAAAPCHDAPLSQMDERELKGERRKQSNRESTRRSRLHKQQECEKLEAN, from the exons ATGGCGCAGTGGCCTGGCATCCCCACCGAGGTCCTCCGCTGCTGCGCAGGGCACGCCTTCTTGGGGAAGCGGTGCGGCAGCGCTGGTAGGAGGCAGGGCGCCTGGCCTGATGCGCAGAAGGGGCAGACGGATATGGATGCAAAGCCGAGGGGGACGACGACGGGGAG AGTGTTCCCTACATGGCTGGCTAGCCCGTTGCGGTGGCAGAAGGGAAGAGAGAGCTCTGGCGCTCCCTCCGTCGGTAGTACTTCCGGAAG CAATGGCGGCTGGAGCGAGGAGACATCAGAGAAAAGATATGCTTGTGTC CTATTACCTTCTGCAAAGAGGAGAAAGTCCAGCAGTGCAAATGTGCAAGGTTG CGAGCCATCTCAGGCTACGACAATGCAAGATGCTGCAGCCGAGACCGGAAGCGCAGCAAAGAGGAGCTATGCAGGAAAGCTCTCCGTTTCGACAACTGAAATGGCAGCAATTTCCAATGCAAGATCGAACCTTAACATTGGAATAGATCTTTGGAATAATTCTCCAATTAAAGCAGAGACCTCTGGACAGATTCAGATAAATGCAGCAGCACCTTGCCATGATGCCCCTTTATCACAGATG GATGAACGAGAACTGAAGGGGGagagaagaaagcaatctaacAGAGAGTCAACAAGGAGATCAAGACTACACAAGCAG CAAGAATGTGAGAAACTTGAAGCTAACTGA